Within the Microtus ochrogaster isolate Prairie Vole_2 linkage group LG2, MicOch1.0, whole genome shotgun sequence genome, the region cggacagaaatctcaaggtccaaatcaggagcagaaggagggggagcacgagcaaggaactcaggaccgcgaggggtacacccacacactgagacaatggggatgatctttcgggaattcaccaagaccagctagcctgggtctgaaaaagcatgggataaaaccggacttacatagcagacaatgaggactactgagaactcaagaacaatggcaatgggtttttgatcctactgcacatactggctttgggggagcctaggcagtttggatgctcaacttactaaacctggatgaaggtgggcggtccttggacttcccacaggtcagggaaccctgattgctcttcaagctgatgagggagagggacttgatcggggggagggggagggaaatgggaggcggtggcggggaggagtcagaaatccttaataaataaataaattcactgtagaagctttaataaaaaaataataataaaaaataaaaaataaaaaaaaaggaaataaaaaaaagaaaaaaatttacctCTGTTTGAGGCAGTTTCCAAATAGCCAGAAGTGCACCCATGGGACCAGGTTGGCTGGCAGTGAGTCTGAGGACCCTCCTGTCACTATCTCCACAGTGCTGGACTACAAGCCataccatgtgggctctgggggtcGAACTCAGGATCTCATGCTTGCAAGATCAGCGCATTACCAATTCCCTGGACCACAGTAAACAACAGTCTCagtgtgtagctctagctgtcctagaactcattatatagaccaggctgcccttgaacttgtggacatcctctgcctcagcctcctacccCAACTCCCACATCCCCATTTGCCATATGAAAAGGTGAAGGTATCAGGGCTTTGGGGTAACTTCTATTTGGTCCAAAGAATGGAATCTAATTTCCACATCTGACCAAGGGTGGAGaccatacacacgcacacacacacacacacacacacacacacacacacacactgatctgTCCTGACATTCTGATCTGTCCCCAAGACCAGAATATTGCATACCAATGTCAGCTCTCTTAAGAGTTAATCTAACTAGTCCTGTCAATCATCTGGCCAGCAGAGAACCCTTCTGGAAAGCTGGTCatttgaaaatacacaaagaagttTGGCAGTGGTGGGTTGTGGTAcaacacatctttagtcccagaactcaggaggcagaggcaggtggatctctatgagttctaagccaatctggtctacagcgcgagttccaggactggctccatagctactgaataaccctgtttcgaaaaacaaacaaatgaataaaaagaaaaaagaaaacaaagaaatgggaagaataaTAATACCTAAGTGAGATAATTCCTTACTACATCCCTGGAGGCCCTCTCTCAATTCAGTTCTTGCAGATATTCACTGCTAAGCCtattgcttttctgattttttttttttctttttgagacagtgtttctttgtagcttttggagcatgtcctggaactagttcttgtagaccaggctggcttcgaactcacagagatccgcctgcctctgtctccagagtgctgggattaaaggcatacactaccacccCCAAGCTGTTTTCCTGATTAATAACTCAAAAAGtttaactttcttcttctttttttccccctttctatctctcttctTTTGATCCAGAACAAAATCTCCAGTATGTTTACTTTGACAGTCTGGGCTCTTTTCCTCCTCACTTTTTCTACAGTTGCTTACAGTTTTGACCCTAACTCAAAAGCATTACCTTCCTCTGTGTTACTCCTGACAGCAGCTGCTAAGATTTTGGATTTCCAGTGCTGTTGTCGCCCACTGTTACCCCAAAATCTGCCAAAACTAAGCATCCTTCTGagactggtttttgttgttagctctaatttctttttttaaccaagaaaCACTAAGAACTCATAAATAGGAACCCCTTATTTCCCAGTAATGTTTGGACACTCACATGTTCCTTTCTGCTGTATGTGGGAATTTCAGAGAACCACTCAGACTCACGGTGATCCATCCCCACACACCCACAAAAGCATTAAACTCCACAGAGAGGAACAAACACCCAATCTCGTAAAGTTCTCTAAATACAGAGGATGGGGCCAACGGTGCCCTGCATCCTCCTTCTGTTGTTTGCGGCTCTCCTTGCCCCAATTCAGGCCTCTGCGGGTgagtgagggatggagagagaaattgTCTCTGCGGGGAGGAGCGAGGGCACCGGGCAGACACAGCACCACTGAAAGCCACGTCTCCGCCCTCTCCCAACTAGATCTCCCCTCTTCCGGAGATGGGGAGCCTCTGCCAAGTTCCCTTCTCCAATCCTCATCCTGAGCCCTGCGCCCTGCACCCTTCCCAGCAGGTGCAAAAGTACCCCGGTCTGACCCGGTGCATGATCACCGCGCTGCACTCCCAGGCTCACACGGCATGAGGTATTTCATCACCGTCTTCTACAATCCTGGCTACGACAAACGTCTTCGGTTCATGGTCATGGGCTACGTGGACAACACGCAGATCTTGAGCTTTGACAGCGAGGTGAGCCAGCGAGTGGAGCCGCGGGTGCCATTTATGGCGCAAGATCCAGAGCATTTGGAGGAGCTGGCGCTTTTCGGCCGGCGCGTCTTATTAATTGGCCGAATCGAACTTTGGACCCTGTTCGGCTTCCGTAGCCAGAAGGAGAATGGTGAGTGATCATAGACTCAAAAGATTAGCCTACAATCTCGGCATATTACTAGGGCCATGAAAAAATACTTGGGTTAGTGAAATCAGCCAAGTTCCGTCATCCTGGAAAAGGttgagaaaatgtatttgtgtttcattttagtttgaaataagtTTTGATCCATCACGCTTAGGCTATGTGTATTGAGTGGGGCTAACCTAGGAGCTCCTACTGACCTCCCTGGCTGCAACAGGGTCTCACACTATCCAGTGGCTGTGCGGTTGTGACACCGGGCCAGACCACCGCCTCCTCCGTGGGTATAAGCGGATGGCTTATGATGGCCAGGATTACATCTCTCTGACCGAGGACCTGCGCTCCTGGATCGCAGCTGATACCGAGGAGGCTCAGAGCACCAGGCGCAAGTGGGAGGCAGCTGGGTTTGCAAGGTCGTGGAGATCTTTCTTGGAGGGAAGGTGTGTGGCGTGGCTTCTCAAATACCTGGATAAAGGGAAGGCGATTCTGCAGCGTGCAGGTAAGAGGGGTAGGGTAATTTCTATCTGCACTTGAGTTTACGGGGAGAAAACAAAATGGGACCATGTCCTAAGCCACCTATTAAGAAACACTGTCTGTCCCCCAGGCGAAACACAGGTTATTTAATGTTTCAAAATCAGTGTCGTTGTNNNNNNNNNNNNNNNNNNNNNNNNNNNNNNNNNNNNNNNNNNNNNNNNNNNNNNNNNNNNNNNNNNNNNNNNNNNNNNNNNNNNNNNNNNNNNNNNNNNNNNNNNNNNNNNNNNNNNNNNNNNNNNNNNNNNNNNNNNNNNNNNNNNNNNNNNNNNNNNNNNNNNNNNNNNNNNNNNNNNNNNNNNNNNNNNNNNNNNNNNNNNNNNNNNNNNNNNNNNNNNNNNNNNNNNNNNNNNNNNNNNNNNNNNNNNNNNNNNNNNNNNNNNNNNNNNNNNNNNNNNNNNNNNNNNNNNNNNNNNNNNNNNNNNNNNNNNNNNNNNNNNNNNNNNNNNNNNNNNNNNNNNNNNNNNNNNNNNNNNNNNNNNNNNNNNNNNNNNNNNNNNNNNNNNNNNNNNNNNNNNNNNNNNNNNNNNNNNNNNNNNNNNNNNNNNNNNNNNNNNNNNNNNNNNNNNNNNNNNNNNNNNNNNNNNNNNNNNNNNNNNNNNNNNNNNNNNNNNNNNNNNNNNNNNNNNNNNNNNNNNNNNNNNNNNNNNNNNNNNNNNNNNNNNNNNNNNNNNNNNNNNNNNNNNNNNNNNNNNNNNNNNNNNNNNNNNNNNNNNNNNNNNNNNNNNNNNNNNNNNNNNNNNNNNNNNNNNNNNNNNNNNNNNNNNNNNNNNNNNNNNNNNNNNNNNNNNNNNNNNNNNNNNNNNNNNNNNNNNNNNNNNNNNNNNNNNNNNNNNNNNNNNNNNNNNNNNNNNNNNNNNNNNNNNNNNNNNNNNNNNNNNNNNNNNNNNNNNNNNNNNNNNNNNNNNNNNNNNNNNNNNNNNNNNNNNNNNNNNNNNNNNNNNNNNNNNNNNNNNNNNNNNNNNNNNNNNNNNNNNNNNNNNNNNNNNNNNNNNNNNNNNNNNNNNNNNNNNNNNNNNNNNNNNNNNNNNNNNNNNNNNNNNNNNNNNNNNNNNNNNNNNNNNNNNNNNNNNNNNNNNNNNNNNNNNNNNNNNNNNNNNNNNNNNNNNNNNNNNNNNNNNNNNNNNNNNNNNNNNNNNNNNNNNNNNNNNNNNNNNNNNNNNNNNNNNaagacagagaaaatgaaataaaagtagtGGAAAACCCCTCAGGCCAACCTTTAACTCAGGGAAAAGACTGATTCAGCTTGCATACAGGGCCTTAGCAGTGATTCAATATGGGAAACCTTGATAAATGGGAATATTTACCTCTGAACCTCttgaaacagacaaaaaaaagtacttttaaaatttaaagagccCCTACACAGGGTTCCTGAGACTGTGAGACAAAGATGTAGATAAGGTCTGAGCTATGGAGGTAGAGAAATAATTGAGCACTGTAACTATTCACCCACCCCTCTAGGAGACAAAGGCCGCACAATCTGAGGCAGGATGAAAGGATCATTAGGACAGCAAGAGACTGACTCCCTCAAGCTGTCTTCTCCCTTcagatgtgtgtacacatggacaGGTTTAcatgaacgcacacacacacacacacacacacacacacacacacacacaattttaatgtTTGGTTTTAAGTGCAGACTGTGTAGGACAGATTAGGAGGTGTATTACTGGGagtgagttttgaggtttcaaaatcccaggCCATCCAATTAGCTTGTTCCTTTCCTTTAtcagttgtcttggtcatggtgtgttgTCACAGCCCTAGAACGGGACCAAGACATTTGCCATTGGTGCCATATCTAAGATGAACAGATACTCGCTCTTCCTACTCTAGAAAGTCACTAACTACTTCTTTTGTCATTGATTTGGAGCAGAGGAAGCCTCCATGACCTCCACATCCCACAGAATCCACCCTTCTTTCATTCattcctgtgacaaaatacctgagagaaaCAACTTCAGGGAGGAAGAACTGAAGTATTGTGGCTCTCCAACCATTGACTAATAGTTCATCGCCATCCAGGGTCACAGCCTAGAAACCTTGCTCACATCTGGGAACATCAAGGAGCAGAGAATAGCCAGAGACAGACTATACCCCTCAAGGCCCACCTCCCAGCGACCTACTCCCTCCTGTTAGATCCTACATCCTAAATATTCCACTGGAAAATCAGTATCACCAGATACAAACCAAGGCTTCATATACCTGAGCCATGGgggaatattttatattcaaaccataatAGAGATCCCATCTATTCAGGGATGGAGAGGTACCAACTCTGANNNNNNNNNNNNNNNNNNNNNNNNNNNNNNNNNNNNNNNNNNNNNNNNNNNNNNNNNNNNNNNNNNNNNNNNNNNNNNNNNNNNNNNNNNNNNNNNNNNNNNNNNNNNNNNNNNNNNNNNNNNNNNNNNNNNNNNNNNNNNNNNNNNNNNNNNNNNNNNNNNNNNNNNNNNNNNNNNNNNNNNNNNNNNNNNNNNNNNNNNNNNNNNNNNNNNNNNNNNNNNNNNNNNNNNNNNNNNNNNNNNNNNNNNNNNNNNNNNNNNNNNNNNNNNNNNNNNNNNNNNNNNNNNNNNNNNNNNNNNNNNNNNNNNNNNNNNNNNNNNNNNNNNNNNNNNNNNNNNNNNNNNNNNNNNNNNNNNNNNNNNNNNNNNNNNNNNNNNNNNNNNNNNNNNNNNNNNNNNNNNNNNNNNNNNNNNNNNNNNNNNNNNNNNNNNNNNNNNNNNNNNNNNNNNNNNNNNNNNNNNNNNNNNNNNNNNNNNNNNNNNNNNNNNNNNNNNNNNNNNNNNNNNNNNNNNNNNNNNNNNNNNNNNNNNNNNNNNNNNNNNNNNNNNNNNNNNNNNNNNNNNNNNNNNNNNNNNNNNNNNNNNNNNNNNNNNNNNNNNNNNNNNNNNNNNNNNNNNNNNNNNNNNNNNNNNNNNNNNNNNNNNNNNNNNNNNNNNNNNNNNNNNNNNNNNNNNNNNNNNNNNNNNNNNNNNNNNNNNNNNNNNNNNNNNNNNNNNNNNNNNNNNNNNNNNNNNNNNNNNNNNNNNNNNNNNNNNNNNNNNNNNNNNNNNNNNNNNNNNNNNNNNNNNNNNNNNNNNNNNNNNNNNNNNNNNNNNNNNNNNNNNNNNNNNNNNNNNNNNNNNNNNNNNNNNNNNNNNNNNNNNNNNNNNNNNNNNNNNNNNNNNNNNNNNNNNNNNNNNNNNNNNNNNNNNNNNNNNNNNNNNNNNNNNNNNNNNNNNNNNNNNNNNNNNNNNNNNNNNNNNNNNNNNNNNNNNNNNNNNNNNNNNNNNNNNNNNNNNNNNNNNNNNNNNNNNNNNNNNNNNNNNNNNNNNNNNNNNNNNNNNNNNNNNNNNNNNNNNNNNNNNNNNNNNNNNNNNNNNNNNNNNNNNNNNNNNNNNNNNNNNNNNNNNNNNNNNNNNNNNNNNNNNNNNNNNNNNNNNNNNNNNNNNNNNNNNNNNNNNNNNNNNNNNNNNNNNNNNNNNNNNNNNNNNNNNNNNNNNNNNNNNNNNNNNNNNNNNNNNNNNNNNNNNNNNNNNNNNNNNNNNNNNNNNNNNNNNNNNNNNNNNNNNNNNNNNNNNNNNNNNNNNNNNNNNNNNNNNNNNNNNNNNNNNNNNNNNNNNNNNNNNNNNNNNNNNNNNNNNNNNNNNNNNNNNNNNNNNNNNNNNNNNNNNNNNNNNNNNNNNNNNNNNNNNNNNNNNNNNNNNNNNNNNNNNNNNNNNNNNNNNNNNNNNNNNNNNNNNNNNNNNNNNNNNNNNNNNNNNNNNNNNNNNttttttatgctgtgtagtactccattgtgtaaatgtaccacattttccttagccattcttcagctgacggtcatttaggttgtttccaggttctggttatgacaaacaatgcttctatgaacatagttgagcacatgtccttgtggcatgactgagcatcctttggatatataccctaaagtggtattgctgggtttgaGGGAggtagtttcctaattttctgagaaatcactacactgacatccaaaggggttgtaccagtttgcactcccaccagcaatgcatgagtgttccctttaccccacaacttctccatcataagttgtcatcggtgttttgatcttggccattcttgcaggtgtaagatggaatctcagagttgttttgatttgcatttctctgatgactaaggatgatgagcatttccttacatgtctttaagccattttattcaggaccattttttaaaaactaactcTGTAAGGAAGACCTGAATATAGAGGACAAAGGTTTCAAATTGTGGATACTGCTGATGAGACACAAATTTGAGGGGGGATGTCCAATAGGATGAAACAGGACCCTGGGAGGTTACTTgatccttctcttctgtttcctgaccCTGTTCTAGGTCTGTCTGCAACCATACCCTGGAATATTATCTGAGGTCTAGGACTAGGATTTTTCCTCTGCCAGAAACTGGCTCTGTGCCCTTTGTCTTTATCCTTCCAGAGATGGGAAAGAATGCAGTTAGATAACTTTATTAGTTTATTTCCATGCCTTGGCCTCATTTCCTGGCATTAGAACTCCTTTTTTCcctgaaaaggaagcagagactcGGTCCTCCCATCACTTTGCTAAACATGCCTGCAGCTGAGCACAGCTTGAGTCCTTAGCTCCACCAGTGTGTATCTGTACCTTGTGCAGGACCTGTGTTGCTGGGCTTTTGTGTTCTGTCTCTCTATATGAAGACTCAAGtttgcagtttttaatttttctaagataAAAAGTTTTTAAGCCCCCAATTTCACATATAGAATTAGTTTATGGATAAATNNNNNNNNNNNNNNNNNNNNNNNNNNNNNNNNNNNNNNNNNNNNNNNNNNNNNNNNNNNNNNNNNNNNNNNNNNNNNNNNNNNNNNNNNNNNNNNNNNNNNNNNNNNNNNNNNNNNNNNNNNNNNNNNNNNNNNNNNNNNNNNNNNNNNNNNNNNNNNNNNNNNNNNNNNNNNNNNNNNNNNNNNNNNNNNNNNNNNNNNNNNNNNNNNNNNNNNNNNNNNNNNNNNNNNNNNNNNNNNNNNNNNNNNNNNNNNNNNNNNNNNNNNNNNNNNNNNNNNNNNNNNNNNNNNNNNNNNNNNNNNNNNNNNNNNNNNNNNNNNNNNNNNNNNNNNNNNNNNNNNNNNNNNNNNNNNNNNNNNNNNNNNNNNNNNNNNNNNNNNNNNNNNNNNNNNNNNNNNNNNNNNNNNNNNNNNNNNNNNNNNNNNNNNNNNNNNNNNNNNNNNNNNNNNNNNNNNNNNNNNNNNNNNNNNNNNNNNNNNNNNNNNNNNNNNNNNNNNNNNNNNNNNNNNNNNNNNNNNNNNNNNNNNNNNNNNNNNNNNNNNNNNNNNNNNNNNNNNNNNNNNNNNNNNNNNNNNNNNNNNNNNNNNNNNNNNNNNNNNNNNNNNNNNNNNNNNNNNNNNNNNNNNNNNNNNNNNNNNNNNNNNNNNNNNNNNNNNNNNNNNNNNNNNNNNNNNNNNNNNNNNNNNNNNNNNNNNNNNNNNNNNNNNNNNNNNNNNNNNNNNNNNNNNNNNNNNNNNNNNNNNNNNNNNNNNNNNNNNNNNNNNNNNNNNNNNNNNNNNNNNNNNNNNNNNNNNNNNNNNNNNNNNNNNNNNNNNNNNNNNNNNNNNNNNNNNNNNNNNNNNNNNNNNNNNNNNNNNNNNNNNNNNNNNNNNNNNNNNNNNNNNNNNNNNNNNNNNNNNNNNNNNNNNNNNNNNNNNNNNNNNNNNNNNNNNNNNNNNNNNNNNNNNNNNNNNNNNNNNNNNNNNNNNNNNNNNNNNNNNNNNNNNNNNNNNNNNNNNNNNNNNNNNNNNNNNNNNNNNNNNNNNNNNNNNNNNNNNNTGAATCACGAGATGTCCAGGGGATTCCTGTAGACAGGAAAGTTGAGACTTTCTGtgacttttattatctttttttgtctttttcttttcccatacaatacatcccaaccaaagCCTCCCTTGCCAGTCCCCCAcaacttccccttcctcccagttcCCTataacctcccctcccctcagctccATTCTTCCCCCAGTTCCCTTCAGACAAAACTGGGCTTCCAATAACACCAACAAAACATCATAAGACTAGGTGTAAACAATCTTATCAAGGCTGGACATGGTAgcccagtagaaggaaagaagccCCACATGCAGACCCCACAGGCAGGCAAAAAGAGACACCCCTACTCCCACTGATAGAAGCCCCAGAAACACCCCAAGCTAAGCAACCACAGAGAACCGAGTGCAGATCCATACCAGCTCCAAGATTGCCATTTCAGCCTacgtgagcccctatgagcccctgcatagttgattctgtgggctgtgttttcctggtgtcctcgacccctctggctcctaaaatcataatccttcttccccctcttctttgaggttcactaatgtttgactgtgggtctctgcatctgtttccagtaGCTGCTGTAGGAAGCCTCTCGGATGCCTACTGCACTAGGAACCAACCTATGAGTATACTAGAATATTATTGGGaatcatttcatttactttttcctttgtcatttgtatttggttctaccctaggtctctgagctatccagcttctggttcctggccatccaggcagtgacGGACATGAACTCTCTCTCATGGCTCATGCCTCAAGTTAGATCAGTCAATGGTTGATCATATCCACAAGCTCACTTATAAATGGATTTTAGCTGTTAAATAAAGCATAATCACACTATAATCCATAGAttcagagaagctaaataagaaggaggtCTTTAGGGGAGATGCATGGATCTCTCTGGAAGGGCAAAATTTCTATACATTTTCTAAGCTTATCCCTGGATCTCTGTATTGTTTCAGGATTGGGGTCTAACTATAATATCCCCTACAGGCTCATGTGCTTGAATCCTTGGGCCCCAGCTAG harbors:
- the LOC113457578 gene encoding H-2 class I histocompatibility antigen, Q10 alpha chain-like, translated to MRYFITVFYNPGYDKRLRFMVMGYVDNTQILSFDSEVSQRVEPRVPFMAQDPEHLEELALFGRRVLLIGRIELWTLFGFRSQKENGE